A portion of the Salminus brasiliensis chromosome 9, fSalBra1.hap2, whole genome shotgun sequence genome contains these proteins:
- the prox3 gene encoding prospero homeobox 3 isoform X1, producing MMDSPSDLFQQQQQQQSHAAFDLYTRSPLESTSTGSTYPASSPAPYPIVSPLLHPNSASQRWGGYRQRQCLFSELPVREEAREEDVEVLGRRAAEEASQVPLPRLVERRRASVPESCDWSQDIVRVKRLRVDNVLRRDGDLGREEHRGRRRIASHGPQEEKSGGEEEEGRRKENREGRRRQRRELKLQLEETRGKLMELQRKVWRAYGEQRLEEEKERAGPDEDGAIDEVAEMFSEGEVDDCPASGLSPGMFSSGKKHEKHESRQNGNSEDFPEEPTDMDMELDGGGVWLGCSLVEGEWENTSGNDKEKFAQALKQELANVVARVIDRVVRLYAESDHSPTPASVLAQETPASRVFGPNPGRKPRLGFRPNVLLAGGTHGSEQAEALPLVARKLQDKRNPLSQGKHKHPVIPPQNPSLPFLPQPPLPALLPPRNKEPFLPSCPPNPPPFPLPLLHYTMQHLFTRSLSSLPLHKDSLSSEPFMEFRSHNPSFPPLPPLLAQLNPSLADRGRDEGLRVGGIGGMDGGDVSLYLGAGSSQEGLSPCHLKKAKLMFFYTRYPSSNTLKTYFPDVKFNRCVTSQLIKWFSNFREFFYIQMERFARQAAREGLPASRDRALRLGRNSELFRILNMHYNKSNDYQVPDRFVEVSELALREFFAAIQGGRDTDPCWKKSIYKIICKLDSPVPDSFRLPGCPMDTHRMV from the exons ATGATGGACTCCCCCTCTGATCttttccagcagcagcagcagcagcagtctcaTGCTGCATTTGACCTGTACACCCGCAGTCCGCTCGAGTCCACTTCCACTGGCAGCACTTACCCGGCTAGCAGCCCTGCACCTTACCCCATCGTCTCTCCACTTCTCCACCCCAACAGCGCCTCCCAGAGGTGGGGTGGATATAGACAGCGTCAGTGCCTGTTCTCTGAACTGCCGGTTCGCGAAGAGGCGCGAGAGGAGGATGTGGAAGTGTTGGGACGGAGAGCTGCTGAAGAAGCCAGCCAGGTTCCGTTACCCCGACTTGTCGAAAGGAGAAGAGCTTCAGTCCCTGAATCTTGTGACTGGAGCCAGGACATTGTGAGGGTGAAGAGGCTTAGAGTGGACAACGTgctgaggagagatggagaCTTGGGAAGGGAGGAGCACCGGGGGAGAAGGAGGATTGCGTCCCATGGCCCACAGGAGGAGAAgagtggaggagaagaagaagaagggaggaggAAGGAGAACAGGGAAGGAAGGCGACGGCAGAGACGCGAGCTCAAGCTCCAGCTGGAAGAGACCAGAGGAAAGCTGATGGAGCTTCAGCGCAAGGTGTGGAGAGCATATGGGGAGCAACGgctagaggaagagaaagagagagcaggacCAGACGAGGATGGAGCAATTGATGAGGTTGCTGAGATGTTCTCTGAAGGAGAGGTGGATGACTGTCCGGCCAGTGGACTCTCTCCTGGCATGTTTTCTTCAGGAAAGaaacatgaaaaacatgaaAGCAGACAGAATGGGAATTCTGAGGACTTTCCTGAAGAGCCTACAGACATGGATATGGAGCTGGATGGAGGAGGAGTGTGGCTGGGCTGCAGTTTGGTGGAAGGTGAATGGGAGAATACTAGTGGCAATGATAAAGAGAAGTTTGCTCAAGCCCTCAAGCAGGAGTTGGCCAATGTTGTGGCTCGGGTCATCGACAGGGTGGTCCGGCTCTATGCGGAAAGTGACCACTCGCCAACCCCTGCTTCAGTTCTAGCCCAGGAGACTCCTGCTAGTAGGGTATTTGGTCCAAACCCAGGCAGGAAGCCAAGGCTGGGGTTTAGACCCAATGTCCTACTTGCTGGGGGAACACATGGGTCAGAACAGGCTGAAGCACTGCCACTGGTCGCAAGGAAGCTTCAAGACAAGAGGAACCCTCTAAGTCAAGGCAAACACAAGCACCCTGTGATCCCTCCACAAAATCCTAGCTTACCCTTCCTACCTCAGCCCCCTCTCCCTGCGCTCCTACCCCCCAGGAACAAAGAGCCTTTCCTGCCTTCCTGTCCACCGAATCCTCCTCCGTTCCCCCTGCCTCTCCTGCACTACACCATGCAGCACCTCTTCACTCGTTCTCTCTCCAGCCTACCCCTCCACAAGGACAGCCTCTCTAGTGAACCCTTCATGGAATTTCGCTCTCACAACCCCTCATTCCCACCCTTGCCCCCACTGTTGGCACAATTAAATCCCTCTCTCGCGGACAGAGGGAGAGACGAGGGCTTGAGAGTAGGAGGTATTGGAGGGATGGACGGAGGAGACGTATCCCTCTATCTGGGTGCTGGATCA TCTCAGGAGGGTCTCTCCCCATGCCATCTGAAAAAAGCCAAGCTAATGTTCTTCTACACACGCTACCCCAGCTCCAACACTCTCAAGACTTACTTCCCTGATGTCAAG TTTAACCGGTGCGTGACCTCCCAGCTCATTAAGTGGTTCAGCAACTTCAGAGAGTTCTTCTACATTCAGATGGAGCGGTTTGCACGTCAGGCGGCCCGCGAGGGCCTTCCAGCGTCCAGGGATAGGGCACTGCGCTTAGGCCGAAACTCAGAACTCTTCCGCATCCTCAACATGCACTACAACAAGAGCAACGACTACCAG GTGCCAGACAGATTCGTGGAAGTGTCTGAGTTGGCTCTGCGGGAGTTCTTTGCTGCCATCCAGGGTGGACGTGACACCGACCCCTGCTGGAAGAAGTCCATCTATAAGATCATCTGCAAACTTGACAGCCCTGTGCCTGACAGCTTTCGCTTACCAGGCTGCCCCATGGACACACACCGCATGGTCTGA
- the prox3 gene encoding prospero homeobox 3 isoform X2: MMDSPSDLFQQQQQQQSHAAFDLYTRSPLESTSTGSTYPASSPAPYPIVSPLLHPNSASQRWGGYRQRQCLFSELPVREEAREEDVEVLGRRAAEEASQVPLPRLVERRRASVPESCDWSQDIVRVKRLRVDNVLRRDGDLGREEHRGRRRIASHGPQEEKSGGEEEEGRRKENREGRRRQRRELKLQLEETRGKLMELQRKVWRAYGEQRLEEEKERAGPDEDGAIDEVAEMFSEGEVDDCPASGLSPGMFSSGKKHEKHESRQNGNSEDFPEEPTDMDMELDGGGVWLGCSLVEGEWENTSGNDKEKFAQALKQELANVVARVIDRVVRLYAESDHSPTPASVLAQETPASRVFGPNPGRKPRLGFRPNVLLAGGTHGSEQAEALPLVARKLQDKRNPLSQGKHKHPVIPPQNPSLPFLPQPPLPALLPPRNKEPFLPSCPPNPPPFPLPLLHYTMQHLFTRSLSSLPLHKDSLSSEPFMEFRSHNPSFPPLPPLLAQLNPSLADRGRDEGLRVGGIGGMDGGDEGLSPCHLKKAKLMFFYTRYPSSNTLKTYFPDVKFNRCVTSQLIKWFSNFREFFYIQMERFARQAAREGLPASRDRALRLGRNSELFRILNMHYNKSNDYQVPDRFVEVSELALREFFAAIQGGRDTDPCWKKSIYKIICKLDSPVPDSFRLPGCPMDTHRMV; encoded by the exons ATGATGGACTCCCCCTCTGATCttttccagcagcagcagcagcagcagtctcaTGCTGCATTTGACCTGTACACCCGCAGTCCGCTCGAGTCCACTTCCACTGGCAGCACTTACCCGGCTAGCAGCCCTGCACCTTACCCCATCGTCTCTCCACTTCTCCACCCCAACAGCGCCTCCCAGAGGTGGGGTGGATATAGACAGCGTCAGTGCCTGTTCTCTGAACTGCCGGTTCGCGAAGAGGCGCGAGAGGAGGATGTGGAAGTGTTGGGACGGAGAGCTGCTGAAGAAGCCAGCCAGGTTCCGTTACCCCGACTTGTCGAAAGGAGAAGAGCTTCAGTCCCTGAATCTTGTGACTGGAGCCAGGACATTGTGAGGGTGAAGAGGCTTAGAGTGGACAACGTgctgaggagagatggagaCTTGGGAAGGGAGGAGCACCGGGGGAGAAGGAGGATTGCGTCCCATGGCCCACAGGAGGAGAAgagtggaggagaagaagaagaagggaggaggAAGGAGAACAGGGAAGGAAGGCGACGGCAGAGACGCGAGCTCAAGCTCCAGCTGGAAGAGACCAGAGGAAAGCTGATGGAGCTTCAGCGCAAGGTGTGGAGAGCATATGGGGAGCAACGgctagaggaagagaaagagagagcaggacCAGACGAGGATGGAGCAATTGATGAGGTTGCTGAGATGTTCTCTGAAGGAGAGGTGGATGACTGTCCGGCCAGTGGACTCTCTCCTGGCATGTTTTCTTCAGGAAAGaaacatgaaaaacatgaaAGCAGACAGAATGGGAATTCTGAGGACTTTCCTGAAGAGCCTACAGACATGGATATGGAGCTGGATGGAGGAGGAGTGTGGCTGGGCTGCAGTTTGGTGGAAGGTGAATGGGAGAATACTAGTGGCAATGATAAAGAGAAGTTTGCTCAAGCCCTCAAGCAGGAGTTGGCCAATGTTGTGGCTCGGGTCATCGACAGGGTGGTCCGGCTCTATGCGGAAAGTGACCACTCGCCAACCCCTGCTTCAGTTCTAGCCCAGGAGACTCCTGCTAGTAGGGTATTTGGTCCAAACCCAGGCAGGAAGCCAAGGCTGGGGTTTAGACCCAATGTCCTACTTGCTGGGGGAACACATGGGTCAGAACAGGCTGAAGCACTGCCACTGGTCGCAAGGAAGCTTCAAGACAAGAGGAACCCTCTAAGTCAAGGCAAACACAAGCACCCTGTGATCCCTCCACAAAATCCTAGCTTACCCTTCCTACCTCAGCCCCCTCTCCCTGCGCTCCTACCCCCCAGGAACAAAGAGCCTTTCCTGCCTTCCTGTCCACCGAATCCTCCTCCGTTCCCCCTGCCTCTCCTGCACTACACCATGCAGCACCTCTTCACTCGTTCTCTCTCCAGCCTACCCCTCCACAAGGACAGCCTCTCTAGTGAACCCTTCATGGAATTTCGCTCTCACAACCCCTCATTCCCACCCTTGCCCCCACTGTTGGCACAATTAAATCCCTCTCTCGCGGACAGAGGGAGAGACGAGGGCTTGAGAGTAGGAGGTATTGGAGGGATGGACGGAGGAGAC GAGGGTCTCTCCCCATGCCATCTGAAAAAAGCCAAGCTAATGTTCTTCTACACACGCTACCCCAGCTCCAACACTCTCAAGACTTACTTCCCTGATGTCAAG TTTAACCGGTGCGTGACCTCCCAGCTCATTAAGTGGTTCAGCAACTTCAGAGAGTTCTTCTACATTCAGATGGAGCGGTTTGCACGTCAGGCGGCCCGCGAGGGCCTTCCAGCGTCCAGGGATAGGGCACTGCGCTTAGGCCGAAACTCAGAACTCTTCCGCATCCTCAACATGCACTACAACAAGAGCAACGACTACCAG GTGCCAGACAGATTCGTGGAAGTGTCTGAGTTGGCTCTGCGGGAGTTCTTTGCTGCCATCCAGGGTGGACGTGACACCGACCCCTGCTGGAAGAAGTCCATCTATAAGATCATCTGCAAACTTGACAGCCCTGTGCCTGACAGCTTTCGCTTACCAGGCTGCCCCATGGACACACACCGCATGGTCTGA